The following coding sequences are from one Neovison vison isolate M4711 chromosome X, ASM_NN_V1, whole genome shotgun sequence window:
- the LOC122896448 gene encoding 40-kDa huntingtin-associated protein has translation MAASAAGLGGGAGPGPEAGDFLARYRQVSNKLKKRFLRKPNVAEAGEQFGQLGRELRAQECLPYAAWCQLAVARCQQALFHGPGEALALTEAARLFLRQERDARQRLVCPAAYGEPLQAAASALGAAVRLHLELGQPAAAAALCLELAAALRDLGQPAAAAGHFQRAAQLQLPQLPLAALQALGDAASCQLLARDYNGALAVFTRMQRLAREHGSHPVQQQPPPPPPPPPPPPGQQAGPGAAPAVPAALLPPSAASAPGASSPATLGAFADVLVRCEVSRVLLLLLLQPPPAKLLPEHAHTLEKYSWEAFDSHGQESGGQLPEELFLLLQSLVMATHEKDTEAVKSLQVEMWPLLTAEQNHLLHLVLQEAVSPSGQGI, from the coding sequence ATGGCGGCGTCCGCGGCCGGCCTGGGAGGCGGCGCGGGCCCCGGGCCCGAGGCTGGCGACTTCCTGGCCCGCTACCGCCAGGTGTCCAACAAGCTGAAGAAGCGGTTCCTGCGGAAGCCGAACGTGGCGGAGGCGGGCGAGCAGTTTGGCCAGTTGGGCCGCGAGCTGCGTGCCCAGGAGTGCCTGCCCTACGCGGCCTGGTGCCAGCTGGCCGTGGCGCGCTGCCAGCAGGCGCTCTTCCACGGGCCCGGGGAGGCGCTGGCGCTGACCGAGGCCGCCCGACTCTTTCTGCGGCAGGAGCGCGACGCGCGCCAGCGGCTCGTCTGCCCGGCCGCCTACGGGGAGCCGCTGCAGGCCGCAGCCAGCGCTCTGGGCGCCGCCGTGCGCCTGCACCTCGAGCTGGGCcagccggccgccgccgccgccctctGCCTCGAGCTGGCCGCCGCCCTGCGCGACCTGGGCCAGCCGGCCGCCGCCGCGGGCCACTTCCAGCGCGCCGCCCAGCTGCAGCTCCCGCAGCTGCCCCTGGCCGCGCTGCAGGCGCTCGGCGACGCCGCCTCCTGCCAGCTGCTGGCGCGCGACTACAACGGCGCCCTGGCCGTCTTCACGCGCATGCAGCGCCTGGCGCGGGAGCACGGCAGCCACCCCGTgcagcagcagccgccgccgccgccgcctccgccgccgccgcccccggggCAGCAGGCGGGCCCCGGCGCCGCCCCGGCCGTGCCCGCCGCGCTGCTCCCTCCCAGCGCCGCCTCCGCGCCCGGCGCTTCCTCTCCCGCCACGCTCGGAGCCTTCGCGGACGTGTTGGTCCGCTGCGAGGTGTCCCgcgtgctgctgctgctgctcctgcaaCCGCCGCCCGCCAAGCTGCTGCCGGAGCATGCCCACACCCTGGAGAAGTACTCCTGGGAGGCTTTCGACAGCCACGGGCAGGAGAGCGGGGGCCAGCTTCCCGAGGAGCTGTTCCTGCTGCTCCAGTCCTTGGTCATGGCTACCCACGAAAAGGACACGGAGGCCGTCAAGTCGCTGCAGGTGGAGATGTGGCCGCTCTTGACTGCTGAGCAGAATCACCTCCTTCACCTCGTCCTGCAAGAAGCCGTCTCCCCCTCGGGACAGGGCATCTGA
- the LOC122897345 gene encoding histone H2A-Bbd type 2/3-like, with amino-acid sequence MPAKRSRRGSSGGQRQARSRTARAELSFSVSHVERLLREGRYARRLGSSAPVFLAAVIQYLTATVLELAGNEARNCGRTRITPELVDMAVHNNALLSRFFESTTISQVAPPHD; translated from the coding sequence ATGCCGGCCAAGAGGAGCCGTCGAGGGTCGTCCGGAGGCCAGAGGCAGGCCCGCTCCCGCACCGCCCGAGCCGAGCTGTCGTTCTCCGTGAGCCACGTGGAGCGCCTCCTGCGCGAGGGCCGCTACGCCCGGCGCCTGGGCTCGTCCGCGCCGGTCTTCCTAGCGGCCGTCATCCAGTACCTGACGGCCACCGTCCTGGAGCTGGCGGGCAACGAGGCCCGGAACTGCGGCAGGACGCGCATCACCCCGGAGCTCGTGGACATGGCGGTCCACAACAACGCGCTGCTCAGCCGCTTCTTCGAGTCCACCACCATCTCCCAGGTGGCCCCGCCCCACGACTAG